One stretch of Pigmentiphaga aceris DNA includes these proteins:
- a CDS encoding fatty acid desaturase — protein sequence MIDPLPTPLSSKQSPGHLPRLRHWRDWQSVAYLAAYPALVVWMWTHGFSIVLYGLLLFLTLGIGVIHHNHTHRRMWHGRWANRITDFWITLLQGHPTCVFYPSHVSNHHRYKHGPQDVARTYRFGGDTNHLLGYVLHPLQAIVALYPLIFSWLGSLRRHWPGVWRYCMAQYATWITLWAGVLIADPVKGLLYFIIPQLHGLHWLLVTNYLQHAHADGSAHGRSSSPPGRLNYARNFEGLVNPLLFNIGLHTAHHEHSRAHWATLTQLHRTHYRHRVDPMLNEPGLLSYMARVFVLGTFCQRYRSRSLMPVPVPASTNTPPPTTRPTVF from the coding sequence TTGATCGATCCCTTGCCTACCCCGTTGAGCAGCAAGCAGTCGCCTGGTCACCTGCCACGCCTTCGCCATTGGCGTGACTGGCAAAGCGTGGCCTATCTGGCGGCCTACCCAGCGCTGGTGGTCTGGATGTGGACGCACGGATTTTCCATCGTGCTGTATGGCCTGCTGCTGTTCCTGACGCTGGGCATTGGCGTGATCCACCACAACCATACACACCGCCGCATGTGGCACGGACGATGGGCCAATCGCATCACGGATTTCTGGATCACGCTGTTGCAGGGACATCCCACCTGCGTGTTCTATCCGTCGCACGTGAGCAATCATCATCGCTACAAACACGGGCCGCAGGATGTGGCGCGCACCTATCGGTTTGGTGGCGATACCAATCATCTGCTGGGTTATGTGCTGCACCCGCTGCAGGCGATTGTTGCGCTGTATCCGCTTATTTTCAGCTGGCTGGGCAGCTTGCGACGACACTGGCCAGGGGTCTGGCGCTATTGCATGGCGCAGTACGCCACGTGGATCACATTGTGGGCAGGCGTGTTGATCGCCGACCCGGTGAAGGGCCTGCTCTACTTCATCATTCCGCAGTTGCACGGACTGCATTGGTTGCTGGTCACCAACTATCTGCAACATGCGCACGCCGATGGGTCAGCGCACGGCCGATCCTCAAGTCCGCCAGGCCGGCTTAACTACGCACGCAATTTTGAAGGGCTGGTGAATCCGCTGTTGTTCAACATCGGCCTGCATACGGCTCATCATGAACACTCACGTGCACACTGGGCAACGCTGACCCAGCTGCATCGCACGCACTATCGTCATCGTGTAGACCCGATGTTGAACGAACCGGGTCTGCTGTCCTACATGGCACGTGTGTTTGTGCTGGGTACTTTCTGCCAGCGTTATCGCAGTCGATCATTGATGCCCGTACCAGTTCCCGCATCAACAAACACACCCCCGCCGACCACCCGCCCGACTGTTTTCTAG
- a CDS encoding iron-containing redox enzyme family protein: protein MPIAFDRVYLQSASYFLPGEPVDNVRMDEFIAPLNRISSRIKSRILAENGIKQRYYAIDTQGDTVLTNAAMASQAIRDCMQRAQVDIASVSYLSSGSSGGDTLMPGFANMIQGELAAPPMETSSIHGVCAAGVSAIQAAAQGIELGSHRLSLAVAAEMPSRLFKRSRFAARGYDADFDAHFLRWMLSDGAGAVLLGDGSHQAASIAPGVRIKLKFIHHRSFSGDYPVCMQLGLTADRQKAHLDYPSWTDAEADGALSLRQDIRLLPHLFDISIHEYAKLVRDKWIDPTRVNHFLCHYSSEKFIPVVENLMDQAGLSIPRERWFSNLAWRGNTGAASIMIMLAEFLQTKTVKPGEQIFCYIPESGRFTTAYMLFEVEADDQPMTNGTSSPSAYRPTGGTSITSPAGETGLSLDADAIAPPHDPAKAPEGMGELLTELASIWHDYRSRVWRTPLVRTLRERRFTQDDYVTWMANWIPQVREGSKWMREGAASLSEAYAPLAALISEHAGEEQNDFKILFSDYQKAGGTEDIDTLHRNPGGEALNSYLHSLAATRDPIGLLGAIYVIEGTGQRIVPALLPLLKASVPLPPDAFRFLEYHGHNDEHHLEEWLVAVRLALDCDPDGSAERRIVDTARRTAALYLMQFHYVKEH from the coding sequence ATGCCAATCGCCTTTGACCGTGTGTACCTTCAGAGCGCCAGTTATTTCCTGCCGGGTGAACCCGTGGACAACGTGCGCATGGACGAATTCATTGCGCCGCTGAACCGCATTTCCTCGCGCATCAAGTCGCGCATCCTGGCCGAGAACGGCATCAAGCAGCGCTACTACGCCATCGACACCCAGGGCGATACGGTACTGACCAATGCGGCCATGGCATCCCAGGCGATTCGCGATTGCATGCAGCGCGCGCAGGTGGATATCGCCAGCGTGTCGTACCTGTCCAGCGGGTCCTCGGGTGGCGACACGCTGATGCCCGGCTTCGCCAACATGATTCAAGGCGAACTGGCTGCTCCACCGATGGAAACCTCGTCCATCCACGGAGTCTGCGCAGCCGGTGTGTCGGCCATTCAGGCTGCAGCACAGGGTATCGAGCTGGGTTCCCATCGACTGAGCCTGGCGGTGGCCGCAGAGATGCCTTCGCGGCTGTTCAAGCGATCGCGCTTCGCCGCGCGCGGTTACGACGCAGACTTCGACGCCCACTTCCTGCGCTGGATGTTGTCGGACGGTGCCGGTGCCGTGCTGCTGGGCGATGGCTCACATCAGGCGGCAAGCATTGCACCCGGCGTTCGCATCAAACTTAAGTTCATTCATCACCGCAGCTTCTCGGGCGACTACCCGGTGTGCATGCAGCTTGGCCTGACGGCAGATCGCCAGAAGGCGCATCTGGATTACCCGTCGTGGACCGATGCCGAAGCAGACGGGGCATTGTCCTTGCGTCAGGACATCCGCTTGCTGCCACACCTGTTCGACATCAGCATTCACGAATACGCCAAGCTGGTGCGCGACAAGTGGATCGACCCCACACGCGTGAATCACTTCCTGTGCCACTACTCATCCGAGAAATTCATCCCGGTGGTGGAAAACCTGATGGACCAGGCGGGCCTGTCGATTCCGCGCGAACGCTGGTTCAGCAACCTGGCATGGCGCGGCAACACCGGCGCAGCATCGATCATGATCATGCTGGCCGAATTCCTGCAAACCAAGACCGTGAAACCGGGCGAGCAGATCTTTTGCTACATCCCAGAATCGGGCCGCTTCACGACTGCCTACATGCTGTTTGAAGTCGAGGCCGATGACCAGCCGATGACCAACGGTACGAGCAGCCCGTCTGCCTATCGACCGACCGGCGGAACATCCATCACATCACCTGCCGGTGAAACCGGCCTGTCGCTCGACGCCGATGCCATCGCGCCACCGCACGATCCCGCCAAAGCCCCGGAAGGCATGGGCGAACTGCTGACCGAACTGGCGTCCATCTGGCACGACTACCGCTCACGTGTATGGCGCACGCCCTTGGTTCGCACGCTGCGCGAACGCCGCTTCACCCAGGACGATTACGTGACCTGGATGGCCAACTGGATTCCCCAGGTGCGAGAGGGCTCGAAGTGGATGCGTGAAGGCGCGGCATCCTTGTCCGAAGCCTATGCACCGCTGGCTGCCCTCATCAGCGAGCACGCAGGCGAAGAACAGAACGACTTCAAGATTCTGTTCAGCGACTATCAGAAGGCAGGCGGTACTGAAGACATCGACACGCTGCACCGCAACCCAGGCGGCGAAGCGCTGAACAGCTACCTGCACTCCCTGGCTGCCACCCGTGACCCGATTGGCCTGCTGGGCGCGATCTACGTGATCGAAGGCACCGGGCAACGCATCGTGCCAGCCCTGCTGCCGCTGTTGAAGGCCAGCGTACCGCTGCCCCCGGACGCATTCCGCTTCCTGGAATATCACGGCCATAATGACGAGCATCACCTGGAAGAATGGCTGGTGGCGGTCCGGCTGGCTCTGGATTGCGATCCCGATGGTTCAGCTGAACGCCGTATCGTAGACACCGCACGGCGGACTGCCGCGCTGTACCTGATGCAATTCCACTACGTCAAAGAGCATTGA
- a CDS encoding DUF6999 family protein — MRPTPDFLERGHDPADPSPWLASYLDRSTPLPDEVKSAWLKDSSSRSRQYLLPLFRPLARAFIILIQIFKMVLPKRWSHSRLLHRILAWGLKRFVSPEANWLIMRHFHLGSQILAFIGTNSPAPITTTPLKPYKVEDYRDDLFVKHDINLFNFVIRLNQALRDQNLDMHPPERLDFSMIHEPDLPLESMPQGKLNFLDLQSAIELFTPLYQLLLTDNDFWRAANSLQLDETIGIYAAQLLSAPHHLILVNNNHPLVPLSTLRAGHRLVLHGLSSEMLHALLTQMRDAQQGAPEPAPLS, encoded by the coding sequence ATGCGCCCAACGCCAGATTTTCTTGAACGCGGTCACGACCCAGCCGACCCCAGCCCCTGGCTGGCGTCGTACCTGGATCGCAGCACGCCCTTGCCAGATGAAGTGAAGTCAGCCTGGCTCAAGGATTCAAGTTCGCGTTCTCGCCAGTACCTGCTACCGCTGTTCCGGCCGCTGGCGCGCGCATTCATCATCTTGATTCAGATCTTCAAAATGGTGCTGCCCAAGCGCTGGTCGCACTCGCGTCTGCTGCATCGCATCCTGGCGTGGGGCCTGAAACGCTTCGTGTCGCCAGAAGCGAACTGGCTGATCATGCGGCACTTCCATCTGGGTTCGCAGATCCTTGCCTTCATCGGCACGAACTCGCCCGCGCCGATCACCACCACGCCACTGAAGCCCTACAAAGTCGAGGACTATCGCGACGACCTGTTCGTCAAACACGACATCAACCTGTTCAACTTCGTGATCCGCTTGAACCAGGCTTTGCGTGACCAGAACCTGGATATGCACCCGCCTGAACGGCTTGATTTCTCGATGATCCACGAGCCAGACCTGCCCTTGGAAAGCATGCCCCAGGGCAAGTTGAATTTCCTGGACCTGCAAAGCGCCATCGAGCTTTTCACGCCCTTGTATCAGCTGCTGCTGACCGACAACGATTTCTGGCGGGCCGCCAATTCCCTGCAGTTGGACGAGACGATCGGCATCTATGCAGCGCAGCTGCTGTCGGCCCCGCATCACCTGATTCTGGTCAACAACAACCACCCGCTGGTGCCCTTGTCTACGCTGCGCGCCGGGCATCGGCTGGTGCTGCATGGGCTGTCATCAGAGATGCTGCACGCTTTGCTGACGCAGATGCGCGATGCGCAGCAAGGGGCACCGGAACCTGCGCCCCTGAGTTGA
- a CDS encoding L-talarate/galactarate dehydratase, whose product MNAPDVSSPNPNDDRIAWIRISSVYLPLATPISDAKVLTGRQKPMTEIAMLFAEIETRDGHSGLGFSYSKRAGGPGQFAHAKEIAPSLIGENPNDIARLWDKLVWAGASVGRSGLATQAIGAFDVALWDMKAKRAGLSLAKLLGAQRDSVQCYNTSGGFLHTPLDQLLKNTDVSRSKGIGGIKLKVGQPDSRIDIERVSTVRKHLGDSFPLMVDANQQWNRPTAQRMCRVMEAFNLVWIEEPLDCYDAEGHAALARQFDTPIATGEMLTSVAEHWDFIRQGGADYLMPDGPRVGGVTPYLKVATLAEHAGLMIAPHFAMELHVHLAATHSREPWVEHFEWLEPLFNERLETKDGRMMVPTRPGLGLTLSDQVKSWTAGVEEVGTRP is encoded by the coding sequence ATGAACGCTCCAGACGTGTCGTCTCCGAACCCGAACGATGATCGGATTGCCTGGATCCGCATTTCGTCCGTCTACCTTCCCTTGGCCACGCCGATCAGCGATGCCAAGGTGCTGACCGGGCGGCAAAAGCCCATGACCGAGATTGCGATGCTCTTTGCCGAGATCGAGACTCGGGATGGTCATTCCGGTCTGGGTTTCAGTTATTCAAAACGGGCGGGTGGTCCGGGTCAGTTTGCGCATGCCAAGGAGATCGCACCCAGCCTGATCGGTGAGAATCCGAATGACATTGCCCGGCTGTGGGACAAGCTGGTGTGGGCTGGCGCGTCAGTTGGTCGAAGCGGGTTGGCAACGCAGGCAATCGGGGCCTTTGATGTCGCCTTATGGGACATGAAAGCAAAACGGGCAGGGCTGTCATTGGCCAAGCTGCTGGGCGCGCAGCGCGATTCCGTGCAGTGCTACAACACCTCGGGCGGGTTCCTGCATACGCCGCTGGATCAACTGCTGAAGAACACCGATGTATCGCGCAGCAAGGGTATTGGTGGCATCAAATTGAAGGTCGGCCAGCCGGACTCGCGCATCGATATCGAGCGTGTCTCGACGGTGCGCAAGCACTTGGGTGACAGCTTCCCCTTGATGGTGGATGCCAACCAGCAATGGAATCGTCCGACGGCGCAGCGCATGTGCCGCGTGATGGAAGCGTTCAACCTGGTGTGGATCGAAGAGCCGCTGGACTGCTATGACGCGGAGGGCCATGCGGCGCTGGCCCGGCAATTCGACACACCGATTGCCACCGGCGAGATGCTTACCAGCGTTGCCGAACACTGGGATTTCATCCGACAGGGCGGGGCGGATTACCTGATGCCCGATGGGCCGCGCGTGGGTGGCGTGACGCCTTATCTGAAGGTGGCGACCTTGGCGGAACATGCCGGGCTGATGATCGCGCCGCACTTTGCGATGGAACTGCATGTGCATTTGGCGGCAACGCATTCACGCGAGCCTTGGGTGGAACATTTCGAGTGGTTGGAGCCGCTCTTCAATGAACGCCTGGAGACCAAGGACGGCCGAATGATGGTGCCCACGCGTCCTGGCCTGGGGCTTACGCTCAGCGATCAAGTGAAGTCGTGGACGGCTGGGGTGGAAGAGGTCGGCACGCGTCCATGA
- a CDS encoding tripartite tricarboxylate transporter substrate binding protein, which produces MMKTRIFVATLLFGMSAAALAQETYPVRPITVVVPFAPGGSSDMIARALSPKMSEKLGQQLVVENKPGATGAIGATFVKSAAPDGYTILAASIGVYSVNPHLQKKLAYDPSKDLDMLSIAVRAPNVLVVNPKLPVTSVHDLIAHLKKNPLAVSFGTSGAGTSDHLTTALFWQKTGTNGIHTPYKGGALVITDVMAGHLDASFQNINVTVQQIKSGNLKPLAITSEKRSPLLPDVPTLDELGIKDMNVYSWQAYAAPKGLPAAVKTKLHASIVAALDDPKLKTQLVDQGFELVGNSPEAASKFQSEELARWKKVIEVGGITVD; this is translated from the coding sequence ATGATGAAAACCAGAATATTTGTCGCCACCCTTTTGTTCGGTATGAGCGCGGCTGCGCTCGCCCAAGAGACCTACCCGGTCAGACCGATCACCGTTGTCGTGCCGTTCGCGCCGGGCGGCTCAAGCGACATGATTGCGCGGGCGCTCAGCCCGAAGATGAGCGAAAAGTTGGGACAGCAGCTTGTCGTCGAAAACAAACCGGGGGCCACCGGCGCGATTGGCGCGACGTTTGTGAAGAGCGCTGCGCCCGATGGCTACACGATCCTGGCGGCGTCGATTGGCGTGTACTCGGTGAACCCGCATTTGCAGAAGAAGTTGGCGTATGACCCGTCGAAGGATCTCGACATGCTGTCCATCGCCGTGCGTGCGCCGAACGTGCTTGTCGTCAATCCCAAGCTGCCGGTCACGTCGGTGCACGACTTGATCGCGCACCTGAAAAAGAATCCGTTGGCAGTCAGCTTCGGCACATCCGGTGCCGGTACTTCCGATCATCTGACGACTGCCTTGTTCTGGCAGAAGACCGGAACCAACGGCATTCACACCCCGTACAAGGGCGGCGCGCTGGTGATCACCGATGTGATGGCGGGCCACCTTGACGCGTCGTTCCAGAACATTAATGTCACGGTGCAGCAGATCAAGAGCGGCAACCTGAAACCACTGGCGATCACCAGCGAAAAACGTTCGCCCCTGTTGCCTGACGTCCCCACGCTTGATGAGCTTGGCATCAAGGATATGAACGTCTATTCCTGGCAGGCCTACGCCGCACCAAAAGGGCTGCCGGCTGCGGTGAAGACGAAGCTGCATGCATCGATTGTTGCCGCGCTGGACGACCCGAAGTTGAAGACCCAGCTGGTGGATCAAGGCTTCGAGCTGGTGGGTAATTCTCCAGAAGCCGCGTCTAAGTTCCAGAGCGAAGAATTAGCTCGTTGGAAGAAAGTCATCGAGGTGGGTGGCATCACGGTGGACTGA
- a CDS encoding LacI family DNA-binding transcriptional regulator: MNTRRAKSTDAAPAPLTTVRATARMESATLKDVARVAGVSPITVSRALNRPEIVHPETVELVQKAVKLTGYIPNQLAGALTGGRTRLVAAIIPHISNSIFVETIQAMSDRLWQDGYQLLLGLSGYPASREDELITAILSRRPDGIVLTGIGHSQETRRKILSTGIPVVEIWDLTPTPLDTVIGFSHVKIGEAIALNLLKKGYRNYGLLCADDERSLIRLQSVADTLAAQGVSEIHREVGKAPSTFQLGRVGLSNLLASGATLDALVCGSDAIAQGALAEAQSRGLTIPKDLAVFGFGDFDFAAHTFPSLSTVRIDKKAIGTRTAEAFISRAAGDDSAEKVIDVGFELIERESI, translated from the coding sequence ATGAACACCCGCCGAGCAAAATCGACTGACGCCGCGCCAGCGCCACTCACCACCGTCCGAGCCACTGCGCGCATGGAAAGCGCAACGCTCAAAGATGTCGCACGCGTGGCAGGCGTATCGCCGATCACCGTGTCCCGCGCACTGAATCGACCTGAAATCGTTCATCCAGAAACGGTCGAGCTGGTGCAGAAAGCCGTCAAGCTCACGGGCTACATCCCCAACCAGCTGGCGGGTGCCTTGACCGGCGGGCGAACCCGTCTGGTCGCGGCGATCATTCCCCACATCTCGAATTCAATCTTCGTCGAGACCATCCAGGCGATGTCGGATCGGTTATGGCAAGACGGCTATCAGTTGCTGCTGGGCTTGTCCGGCTACCCGGCGTCACGCGAAGACGAGCTCATCACCGCCATCCTGAGCCGTCGTCCCGATGGCATTGTCCTGACCGGCATCGGTCATTCTCAGGAAACGCGTCGCAAAATTCTGTCGACGGGCATTCCGGTGGTCGAAATCTGGGACTTGACCCCCACCCCGCTGGACACGGTCATCGGTTTTTCTCACGTGAAAATCGGTGAAGCGATTGCCTTGAATCTGCTGAAGAAGGGGTATCGCAACTATGGGTTGCTGTGTGCGGATGACGAGCGTTCGCTGATACGTCTGCAAAGCGTTGCCGACACGCTGGCGGCGCAGGGGGTGTCGGAGATTCACCGGGAAGTTGGCAAGGCTCCGTCGACTTTCCAACTTGGGAGAGTGGGTCTGTCGAATCTGCTGGCATCTGGCGCAACGTTGGATGCGCTGGTGTGTGGGTCAGACGCGATTGCGCAAGGTGCGCTTGCCGAGGCGCAGTCGCGTGGTCTGACCATTCCCAAAGACTTGGCTGTCTTCGGCTTCGGTGATTTCGATTTTGCCGCGCATACGTTCCCGTCGCTTTCGACGGTTCGCATCGATAAGAAGGCGATTGGTACGCGAACGGCGGAGGCGTTCATTTCGCGGGCGGCGGGTGATGATTCTGCAGAGAAAGTGATCGATGTGGGATTTGAGTTGATTGAGCGGGAATCGATCTGA
- a CDS encoding Lrp/AsnC family transcriptional regulator, with product MATRKLDSIDARILSHLQRNAKLTNLELAELVNLSPSPCLARVKALERDGVISRYTALVNPASLGLNVNVFIRVRLEKQSREILASFEHAIGLREEVLDCYLMSGEADYLLRVVVPDVASLEKLTIDHLSRIPGVANIQSSFALKEVKIHSPLPVR from the coding sequence ATGGCTACCCGCAAGCTGGACAGCATTGACGCTCGCATTCTTTCTCATCTTCAGCGCAATGCGAAGCTGACTAATCTGGAGCTGGCTGAGCTGGTGAATCTGTCTCCGTCTCCGTGTCTGGCGCGGGTGAAGGCGCTGGAGCGCGATGGGGTGATTTCGCGTTATACGGCGTTGGTGAATCCGGCGTCGCTGGGGCTCAATGTGAATGTGTTCATCCGGGTGCGGTTGGAGAAGCAGTCGCGTGAAATTCTGGCAAGCTTTGAGCACGCGATTGGGTTACGGGAGGAGGTTTTGGATTGCTACCTGATGAGCGGTGAGGCGGACTATTTACTGCGGGTGGTGGTGCCGGACGTGGCGTCGCTGGAGAAGCTGACGATTGATCATTTGTCGCGGATTCCGGGGGTGGCGAATATTCAGAGCAGTTTTGCGTTGAAGGAAGTGAAGATTCATAGTCCGTTGCCGGTTCGGTAA